The proteins below come from a single Corynebacterium glyciniphilum AJ 3170 genomic window:
- a CDS encoding MerR family transcriptional regulator, with protein sequence MLIGELADRTGVSTRALRHYEERGLLVPHRDTNDYRIYAEQDVVRVAQIQTMIAAGLGTDPIRRYIDCARTGNHGLSLEMCPDLRAELDALAAHLTMQQNTLEQKRERLCALSADHDDS encoded by the coding sequence GTGCTCATCGGTGAACTGGCGGACCGGACCGGGGTATCCACCCGCGCGCTGCGACACTACGAGGAACGCGGCCTGCTGGTCCCGCACCGCGACACCAACGACTACCGGATCTACGCAGAGCAGGATGTTGTCCGGGTGGCGCAGATCCAGACCATGATCGCTGCCGGCCTGGGAACTGATCCGATCCGCCGCTACATCGACTGCGCCCGCACCGGTAACCACGGCCTGTCGCTGGAGATGTGCCCGGATCTCCGGGCCGAACTCGATGCCCTGGCCGCACATCTGACGATGCAGCAGAACACACTCGAGCAGAAACGCGAGCGCCTGTGCGCTCTCTCCGCCGACCATGACGACTCCTGA
- a CDS encoding RBBP9/YdeN family alpha/beta hydrolase, whose product MVTGTTPRHASIIHGYAATPQDHWFGWLAERLRSDGIPTAVPALPNSLNPDPVDWTDAVHAAVGKVDENSVIVAHSLGCLTVLRYLRALSGAWRVGTLVLVSGFVDTLPALPDLDDYIADGCDVTGLDSHVDQIVLLRSDNDPLVPAAHTDRLAELLGTPARIVPGAGHFLASDGVTSLPEVLEVIGQ is encoded by the coding sequence ATGGTAACTGGAACAACCCCACGACATGCATCGATCATCCATGGCTACGCAGCGACACCACAGGACCACTGGTTCGGCTGGTTGGCTGAACGCCTTCGCTCCGACGGCATCCCGACGGCCGTCCCCGCGCTCCCGAACTCGCTCAACCCGGATCCCGTGGACTGGACCGACGCCGTCCATGCGGCAGTAGGGAAAGTGGACGAAAACTCCGTCATCGTCGCGCACAGTCTCGGCTGCCTCACCGTGCTCCGGTACCTGCGAGCGCTGAGTGGAGCATGGCGGGTGGGGACCCTTGTACTGGTCTCCGGGTTCGTCGACACGCTCCCCGCGCTGCCGGACCTCGATGACTACATTGCGGACGGGTGCGATGTGACGGGACTGGATAGTCACGTTGACCAGATAGTCCTCCTCCGCTCCGACAACGATCCCCTCGTGCCCGCGGCACACACAGACCGGCTTGCCGAGCTTCTGGGAACACCGGCACGGATTGTCCCCGGTGCGGGCCATTTCCTGGCCTCTGACGGTGTTACCTCACTGCCTGAGGTCCTGGAGGTCATCGGACAGTGA